From Corynebacterium pseudotuberculosis:
TTGATGCCGTTGTTGTATCCGCCCAGCGTGGACACGCCAACGCCGTCTTTACCTACGAGAGGGGAGACTTCAAACTTGCCCTTGACCGCAGATGTGGCCTCAGCAGCATTGGTATACATGTAAGGCCAGTTGATGGCGTAAGCGGTTTCACCGGCCACAAAGGCTAGGTTGGTTTCCTCTTCTGTAGCGGAGATGGAGTTCTTGGAAATGGATCCGTCTTTGTAGGCATCGACAAGAGCCTGAACGCCAGCTTTGGAGTCTTCAGAATCTACGGCGGGCGCACCAGAATCATCCAGGATGTGTCCGCCCCAGCCTTCGATGAAACCTGCGGTATTTACCGTGAGGCCCTCGTATTGTTTGAGCTGTGTAGTGAGACAATCTACGTGCTTGGCTTTTGCGGCTTCGCAGCTAGCGGTGAGATCTTTCCACGTGGTGGGCGCTTCCGGCACGATTTCCGTGTTACGGAACAATAGCTGACCGTTAGTGTTCTGTGGCAGCGCGTAGAGAGTCCCGTTGTAAGTGGCAGACTCCACAGTTGCCTTGAGTAATCCTGAGGTATCTACCTTGAGGTCGTCTTTGAGCGGAGCTAGCCACTGGTTGGCGGCAAAGTCGGCTGTCCAGACTACATCGAGCGCCATTACGTCATAGTCAGAGTTGCCGGCCTGAAGTGATTGCACGAGGGTCTCGCGTTGATCGTCTGTCTCACCGGCGAGCTCTTTGAGAGTGACCTTTTCTTCTGGATGCGAGCTATTCCACTTCTCAATAATCGGAATAACTTTATCCGTGTCATTTTTGCCCATGGCAAAGGTGATGGGGCCGCGGCCATCAGTGTTTTGAGGTGCTGGCGCTGAGGAATCGGAGGAGCAACCTGCTAGGGCTGCCGAAGCAAAAAGGGCTGTGGCTGCAAGCGACGCGCCGGTCTTTGAGACGTTCATCGAGAGGATCACCTTTCCATTGAGTTCCCTCACTAAGGTAGTGACCCTCCGGTGGAAGTAAAGGATTTATGGCCCTTATCACCCCGTAAAAGGGGTGTTAAATGTGAATGAACACGGTTGCCGATCTCCGAGTATTCACCCCATATGCGCGAGAAGGATTATGACAATCTCATCGTGGCTTTTTCGGCGCGTCCGATGGCTTCGAGGCGCTGATCGCTAGCCACGCCCGTGACAACTACAGCCGATCCTCCTACCGCTAGTGGAGCTAAGACGGTGCGTTGCATTTCTGCAAAAGTGGTCCAGCCGGTGCTCAGCGCACGTGAACCAGAGGGAAGCTCAGCATAGACCTGCTTATCGACGCTCTCCTCGATCCTCGTGCCAGGCTCAAAGAATTGATCGCCGTAGAAGCGGACAGTTGGCCCAAAGTCGATCATCCCATCAGGAACCGTGCCTTCGCATTCCACAACACCGCGGCCAAAAGGATCTTGCGTGACAAGTACAACGTCACCGGGGAAGGCCGGGGATGCGTCGATACGCTCAGGGGCGACAAAAGCTACTGCGCCCTGAGCTTGCTCGATGGGGCAGAACTCGACCTCAATTTCTGCGGCCATTGCTCCTAAAACTATGGCTACGCATTGCCAACTTGCAGGAAGGTCGAGGCTGATAAGTGAGCCTTGATCAAGGTCTAATTCCTCGCGCATCATATTTGCTACCTTTGCGGCCCAGTTATCCAGCGTCTGGGCCGAGAAATCGAGCCGAGCTCCGGTTGATTCGTTATAAACCGTCAACCGTGGGGCGGCAGGGTCTGAAGAAAGCAAGTTGCGCAGAAGTTCCATGAGAGTCCATCGTAGGTGAAAATGAGGGTCTACTGTGCGGGACAATGAATTGAGGTGCATCGACGATCGGAAAAGTCGATGCACCTCAGCCGGCTGGAGAATCTACAGAGTGATTACTAGTTCACGCACCTTGGCCCGTTTCCGCCAGCATCAATTTCTGGAGAGACGATGGCTTGTCCTTCGTCTGCGCCCGGTTGTCCTACCACAGACGTTGTGGTTGACGTGCTTGTTGCAGACTCGGTGCTCTTCGGACCTGCATAATCACTGGCGGCAACTACCACATAAGAGTTCAGATCGAGGCCATTATGCTGCACCACAGGGATGTTGCCGAGCTCCTGGGAAAGGCGTTTGGCGTCCTCAGACTCTGGATCAGTAGCTAGAATCTGGCTGTGCGAGTACAGCCCCTGGGGAGCATTGCCAGTTTCTGCGATGGTGTGCCCCTTGGTCTTAAGATACCCGGCAACCTCGGCGGCGAGCCCTGACGTAGTGGTGGCATTAAGGACGTCAACAGTGATATTTTGACGCGCCGTGGGGGCGGCAGACTCAGAAGACGTCTGGCTTGAGGGCTCTTCTTTGGGGCCACCATTAAGTAGCTGGTCAAAGAATTTGTGTACCTGCTGTACGTCTACGGTAACAACGGATTCGCCGTAGTCTCCGGTTCCATCGATTGAGGTAACCGGGATGGTATTAAAACGGACATTGCCACCGGCAAGATTTTGCAGTTGGTTAGCAAAGCTCATGACGTCCCAGTTCTGGTCAATAACAACGGAACGCTCTACAGCCTTGCCCATGTCTGCTAGTTTCTGCGGGTTAGTTAGGGTTCCCGAAGACAGCACCTTATTTACTAATGAGGCCATAAATGCTTGTTGACGAACAATACGGTCTAGGTCGCCGCGGGGGAGGCCATGTCGCTGGCGGACAAAGGCCAGCGCCTGACCACCTTTGAGCGTTTGGCGCCCGGCACCGAAATCAGCGCCGGAGTACTCGTCTTTGACACTATTGTTCAAGCAGACTTCTACGCCGCCCACGGCTTCTGTCAAAAGAACAAACCCTAGGAGGCCAACCTCTGCATAGTGATCGACGGTGATACCAGTGAGATCGGATACCGCACTGATGAGGGCCTGCCGTCCGGCTTGTTTGGAGCGCTCATCGAGAGTCTTTCTATCGCCGATTCCCTCAGATAAGAGTTTGGTTGCTTCCTTATCTTTGTAGTTCTTGTACACGCCGTTGATCTTGAGATTTCCCAAGTTATTGTCATGCACATATGTGTCGCGAGGAATGGAGATAGCGGTTGCGGAGGAACCGTCGTTGGGGATACGAATCACCATGATGGTGTCAGTATTATCGTTTTCCTCGTCACCTGCGTGCAGTAGTTCTATCTCCTGCGGGCTCAGCGGATTGCCCTGTGCGTCGGTACGCGAATCGGAGCCGACGAGGAGGATATCGGTTGCGCCGTCGGCGGCCTCCTTCATCCCTTTGTCGCCTCCTAGGGAAAGATTGCCCGCAGAAGCAACTGTGTTACCTAGTTTTCCAATGGTGAAGTAACCGGCGCCAGATATGACCAGCACTATCGACGAGATCAACGCGAGGAAGATCTTAACGGGCCGTGGGCCCATCTGTTTGGTATCAGGCATCACCGAAGGAGGTGCCTGAATGTCGCGGTTACGACGGTATTTGTCGGTCATATTTATTGGATCTCCATGAAGAAAGGAGTAGAAACAGATAAAAGTTTAGGTGAAGTAAGGGTAAAAGCCGTAGTTTTTCTGCGAAATTGTTTTATTGAGTACGCGAATTTCCGGCTATGAATAAAAGCGTGGCAGACATCGATTCCCAGATATGCCCGACTAAGCTCAAACGAGTGACTACAACAGATGCCAAGCCGATAGCCGTGATTACGGTTACTTTCTCGCCCGGTGATCACCTTGCAGCATTCCTGGATTCTGTGAGTGGGGCAACCGTGCGGGGCGCGTATACCGTCCTTGCGGATAACGGGTCTACAGATGGAACTCCCCAGGCCGCTGCAAAGGAACGAGACAATGTGGAGTTTTTTGCTACCGGCGGCAACATTGGCTACGGCTCTGCGATTAATGCTGCGGCGCGTCATCTCAAGGACAAACGGCTAAATGGTGACATAGAGCCGGAGTTCTTCGTCTTGGCTAATCCTGACGTGGTCTTTGATAAAGGCTCGATCGACGTCATGCTTGAATGTGCTCAGCGTTGGCCACAAGCTGGGGCAGTTGGCCCCTATATTCGGCAGAGCGATGGTTCTGCTTATCCTTCGGCACGCGCGATTCCCACGCTAAGTAACGGTATCGGGCATGCGTTATTCGGTGCGGTATGGCCAAATAATCCATGGACAAAGGCGTACAAGGATGATGCCGATATGTCGACTGAGCGCACTGCCGGGTGGTTGTCAGGCTCGTGCTTGTTGGTCCGATGGGATGCTTTTGATGCCATAGGCGGCTTTGACGAGCGTTATTTTATGTACATGGAAGACGTGGACCTGGGCGATCGCTTTGGCCGGGCTGGTTTTGATAACGTCCTTTGCCCTTCTTCTTTTATCACTCATGCGGTGGGGCACGCGGCAGGAAAGCATCCGGAAAAGATGCTGCCCGCGCACCACGAGTCGGCTTATCGTTTCCAGGCAGACCGTCATCCCCATGCGTGGCAGCTACCCATACGCGTTGTGCTTAAACTCGGGCTTCAAGCTCGTGCTTTTGTAGCGGTAGCATCAGCAAAATTGAAAAAATAACTCCCAGGATGGCAGCGCCGGGCCGAGTTTTTGTGATGGAAGTAGCGGACCGTGGCGCCGGGCATTCCGGGCGAAACCATAAATTTCGAGTTCTGTCGGGGTACTCTGATTGAGTCAATCCGGAGGTGCACGTCTAGGCGTGCGTGACAAGCAAGAAAAGTAAGGACATCAAAAATGACCACAACGACGCTGCGCGGTAATACAGATGCCGTGATCCTGGTTGGTGGCAAAGGCACGCGCCTTCGTCCGCTGACGGTGTCGACTCCGAAGCCGATGCTACCCACGGCGGGTGTGCCATTCTTATCGCACCTCCTTGCGCGAATTAAAGCTGCGGGCATTAAACACGTCGTTCTAGGCACGTCTTTTAAGGCAGAAGTTTTTGAAGAATACTTTGGCAACGGTGAAGACCTAGGCCTAGAAATTGAATATGTTGTTGAGGATAAGCCGCTAGGAACCGGTGGTGGCATCCGGAATGTTTATGAGAAGCTCCGTGCAGATACCGTCATGGTTTTCAATGGGGATGTTCTAGGCGGCACAGACCTGGGAGGAATCCTCGACGCGCATCATGAGAAG
This genomic window contains:
- a CDS encoding TIGR03089 family protein, which translates into the protein MELLRNLLSSDPAAPRLTVYNESTGARLDFSAQTLDNWAAKVANMMREELDLDQGSLISLDLPASWQCVAIVLGAMAAEIEVEFCPIEQAQGAVAFVAPERIDASPAFPGDVVLVTQDPFGRGVVECEGTVPDGMIDFGPTVRFYGDQFFEPGTRIEESVDKQVYAELPSGSRALSTGWTTFAEMQRTVLAPLAVGGSAVVVTGVASDQRLEAIGRAEKATMRLS
- a CDS encoding glycosyltransferase family 2 protein, yielding MNKSVADIDSQICPTKLKRVTTTDAKPIAVITVTFSPGDHLAAFLDSVSGATVRGAYTVLADNGSTDGTPQAAAKERDNVEFFATGGNIGYGSAINAAARHLKDKRLNGDIEPEFFVLANPDVVFDKGSIDVMLECAQRWPQAGAVGPYIRQSDGSAYPSARAIPTLSNGIGHALFGAVWPNNPWTKAYKDDADMSTERTAGWLSGSCLLVRWDAFDAIGGFDERYFMYMEDVDLGDRFGRAGFDNVLCPSSFITHAVGHAAGKHPEKMLPAHHESAYRFQADRHPHAWQLPIRVVLKLGLQARAFVAVASAKLKK
- a CDS encoding LCP family protein — protein: MTDKYRRNRDIQAPPSVMPDTKQMGPRPVKIFLALISSIVLVISGAGYFTIGKLGNTVASAGNLSLGGDKGMKEAADGATDILLVGSDSRTDAQGNPLSPQEIELLHAGDEENDNTDTIMVIRIPNDGSSATAISIPRDTYVHDNNLGNLKINGVYKNYKDKEATKLLSEGIGDRKTLDERSKQAGRQALISAVSDLTGITVDHYAEVGLLGFVLLTEAVGGVEVCLNNSVKDEYSGADFGAGRQTLKGGQALAFVRQRHGLPRGDLDRIVRQQAFMASLVNKVLSSGTLTNPQKLADMGKAVERSVVIDQNWDVMSFANQLQNLAGGNVRFNTIPVTSIDGTGDYGESVVTVDVQQVHKFFDQLLNGGPKEEPSSQTSSESAAPTARQNITVDVLNATTTSGLAAEVAGYLKTKGHTIAETGNAPQGLYSHSQILATDPESEDAKRLSQELGNIPVVQHNGLDLNSYVVVAASDYAGPKSTESATSTSTTTSVVGQPGADEGQAIVSPEIDAGGNGPRCVN
- a CDS encoding ABC transporter substrate-binding protein, whose translation is MNVSKTGASLAATALFASAALAGCSSDSSAPAPQNTDGRGPITFAMGKNDTDKVIPIIEKWNSSHPEEKVTLKELAGETDDQRETLVQSLQAGNSDYDVMALDVVWTADFAANQWLAPLKDDLKVDTSGLLKATVESATYNGTLYALPQNTNGQLLFRNTEIVPEAPTTWKDLTASCEAAKAKHVDCLTTQLKQYEGLTVNTAGFIEGWGGHILDDSGAPAVDSEDSKAGVQALVDAYKDGSISKNSISATEEETNLAFVAGETAYAINWPYMYTNAAEATSAVKGKFEVSPLVGKDGVGVSTLGGYNNGINVNSKNKATARDFIKFIVNEDNQKSFADNSFPPVLASIYDDESLVAKYPYLPALKKSLENAAPRPVSPFYPAISKAIQDNAYAALKGDKNVEEATKDMRAAIQNASKK